A region from the Aegilops tauschii subsp. strangulata cultivar AL8/78 chromosome 5, Aet v6.0, whole genome shotgun sequence genome encodes:
- the LOC120965040 gene encoding uncharacterized protein encodes SGLTQRSMEMSDYMLYLLFIRTEMLSPGTRPGLFTVAIYDLEEILKNSKAKLQDEEALAQEIIQQTVGSTLIHKACRLAMSLMDLQEEEMWEIIQGVWVEMLCYSASRCRGFLHAKSLGEGGEYLSYVWLLWSYMGMETLADKIHKPESPKEKEILVEDDELASSSHRGLSHQTSTAGIPSPV; translated from the coding sequence AGTGGCCTTACGCAACGTAGTATGGAGATGTCCGACTACATGTTATACCTGCTTTTCATCCGCACCGAGATGTTGTCGCCCGGCACCAGACCGGGTCTCTTCACCGTCGCCATATATGATCTAGAGGAAATCTTGAAGAACAGCAAGGCAAAGCTCCAGGATGAAGAAGCACTTGCTCAAGAGATTATTCAACAGACGGTCGGGAGTACTCTGATTCACAAAGCTTGCAGGCTCGCTATGTCAttgatggacctgcaggaagAGGAGATGTGGGAGATAATCCAGGGCGTGTGGGTGGAGATGCTCTGCTACTCTGCGAGTAGATGCAGAGGATTCCTGCACGCCAAGAGCCTGGGTGAAGGCGGGGAATACCTCTCCTATGTGTGGCTCCTCTGGTCATACATGGGGATGGAGACATTGGCGGACAAGATTCACAAGCCCGAGTCTCCGAAAGAAAAGGAGATCCTTGTTGAGGACGATGAATTGGCTTCTTCGTCCCACCGTGGACTCAGCCACCAAACTTCAACAGCAGGTATCCCTAGCCCAGTGTGA